The Cucurbita pepo subsp. pepo cultivar mu-cu-16 chromosome LG08, ASM280686v2, whole genome shotgun sequence genome contains a region encoding:
- the LOC111800653 gene encoding uncharacterized protein LOC111800653 isoform X1 gives MDYDDNDFQSQNLHLAGEGSAKFPPVLRQYALPKFDFDDPLQGHVRFDSLVEAEVFLGIENNEDNQWIEDYSRGSSGIGISSCAAESCSILRRKNVWSEATSSESVEMLLKSVGQEDINLAPTVTGKSNACEKLDYLTNPMDPTLKDDGSSFSEVGDVQPTLLPDISLEELHVNEDIRGEQQQPQMDDPTEFQGIQTVDGSLDEDDPGVSHELDDIPASEGSPVIEENSKLTCPSTPGTFAAISLEDKGQDDFTASGKHINNLVTFTQAGSGKLSNQNIEQQIKDLCKNPVNTHIENIEQDSHDFSKEDHPLLSPTVAVERLIVDSTTANFQSHASMTLKGDCEFHSGSGEFTSGVPAETDNFDDKVLCNNLEIGNPSEENMHEVLPTVVEGDARTEACAGEGENIDAEVCAFQGPKVHSVGQMANTQEILIEEQQCFPLDIEIQNSKSESSASAIDESNSSKVDKSISGHIRDIPDNFSKETQGIVSSRDVCECTLPSDNFPTTGAESTHLCEENKPCQPVDSHAEHASVSDMEERRLSSDSISVNDKTTESPVTDKRIVSPSFQQSGVESETIDTKLESSVNAGEESVAVSVSTSDHTSEAVCAISVSGLEDANVRPCGILQGDSLPLVEALTDRKDADDKEYLLQPNVVEFTQPDRKEESVVILPAEGSSLLDTSQPVAEFHPLSQADKSACVTAGQGLDESVDQSISKNLNTDGCNTESQPIPQVDVANNLIQDCGQEMDIDPAFLKTTAKACGGVKKSGETFDTHQEDQENTKVLSESVGKNCQKAIAANTDNAAGLKEGSLCSATFPQPHEQTTVMESDNCTDTDKHPNLPDVVKTTVASCDPDEKDSNNGPLSKNVEAPEANGTVVGNASSGSQLPKGNGASESETVLTFVSSSSVDLPKNYSDIAVAPAANASLVVAGPQSSSGLSKLDVKNAQEISHRSPQVSEVKVARGRSKGTSERKNRRVSAKGSGKESSAKGSHMRKSEKLEQSKSTPMRNPGIFQLAQSNEIQHHGHVESSGAKPFVFIGASASSIPDLNNSLKNSASPSQMFLQPFTDLQQVQLRAQIFVYGALIQGTAPDEAYMLAAFGGHDGRTNLWENAWRMCVDRLHGKKTQPINPETPLQSQSGRSTEKGNKQSTLQSKAVSPPVSRVSSKNTSTVLNPIIPLSSPLWNISTPSSTLQPSIMPRSPVIDYQQALSPLHPYQTPPVRNFIGHNLSWFSQTPLHSTWVATQTSTPDSGAQFSGLPNTEPVLLTPVKESSMPQSSTVKPSGSMVHGGTTCNALTGASPLLELKKVSVTTGQNLTESKTRKRKKITVSEDPGLITMQVQPHLKPVSAVVTTTISTLATSPSVYLKAPSENLILSASSLCPPTHPKNAGQDLRGKTMFSEETLGKVAEAKQVAEDAALFASEAVKHSAELWSQLDRQKNSELVSAVEAKLASAAVAIAAAASVAKAAAAAANVALNAARQAKLMADQALTSSSHEVSCHSNEVPVHGSAVGVGKATPASILRGEDGGNSSSSIIVAAREAARKRVEAASAASKHAENVDAIVKAAELAAAAVSQAGKLVAMSDPLPLGKLVEAGPEGYWKVPQVSSEMVMRSDDVNGGYSNSAIKHPREGLSGKNEIQASVNVTSLIPGDISMGSVENHPRLVEGIPSSVPPRENDLRGDKDQNASGLTKTIGVVPESEVGERSSQNECEKPKDLRQSSIKEGSHVEVFKDGNGLKASWFTANVLSVKEGKAYVSYTELQPEQGSGQLKEWVALDGQGGMAPRIRISRPMTSLPSEGTRKRRRAVAGDYIWSVGDKVDAWMQNSWHEGVVAEKDAKDETTYTVCFPARGETSTIKVWNLRPTLIWKDGEWLELSGSYVNDYSHETVMPQEKRMKLGSPAAEVKRKDKMPTIVEDVESVKPADSSLPSLAANEKIFNVGRHTQTENKSNPLKTGRTGMQKGTSRVVIGVPRPGKKRKFMEVSKHYDAGARTTEANDSAKLAKNLLPQGSTSKGSKRTSKYETKEKHANDAKPMGVKSGKQPSLSEEAVITKDPGSQNEGASGKNDQMDVPSFCSIEEAPEGSVLFPPAHAPKKASSFHSKPERANKGKLAPAAAKLAKIEEEKVFIGNSNKPNSNVIEPRRSNRRIQPTSRLLEGLQSSLTISKIPFISHDKGQRSQSRNASRGNKI, from the exons ATGGATTATGATGACAATGACTTTCAAAGCCAGAATCTTCATTTAGCTGGTGAAGGAAGTGCCAAATTTCCTCCTGTTCTTCGGCAATATGCTCTCccaaagtttgattttgacgACCCCCTTCAGGGGCATGTAAGATTTGATAGTTTGGTTGAAGCTGAGGTGTTCTTGGGTATTGAGAATAACGAAGATAATCAGTGGATTGAAGATTATTCTCGTGGAAGTAGTGGGATAGGGATTAGTTCTTGTGCAGCAGAATCTTGTTCTATATTGAGACGGAAAAATGTTTGGTCGGAGGCCACTTCCTCTGAATCTGTTGAAATGTtattgaaatctgttgggcaGGAAGATATCAATCTCGCACCAACGGTTACTGGGAAGTCAAATGCTTGTGAGAAATTGGACTACCTAACAAACCCAATGGACCCTACTTTAAAAGATGACGGTAGTAGTTTTTCTGAAGTAGGCGATGTACAGCCTACGCTACTACCAGATATAAGTCTTGAGGAATTGCATGTTAATGAGGACATAAGAGGGGAGCAACAACAGCCTCAAATGGACGACCCTACTGAATTTCAAGGGATTCAAACTGTTGATGGAAGTTTGGATGAGGATGATCCCGGTGTTTCCCATGAACTTGATGACATTCCAGCAAGTGAGGGAAGTCCAGTTATTGAAGAAAACAGTAAGCTAACATGTCCAAGTACGCCTGGTACTTTTGCTGCCATATCATTGGAAGATAAAGGGCAAGATGATTTTACCGCTTCAGGAAagcatataaataatttggttACTTTCACGCAAGCAGGCAGTGGAAAGTTGAGCAATCAGAATATTGAACAGCAAATAAAAGATTTATGCAAGAATCCTGTTAACACacatattgaaaatattgaacAAGATTCACATGATTTTAGTAAAGAAGACCACCCTCTTTTATCACCTACAGTTGCAGTAGAAAGATTGATTGTGGATTCTACTACTGCGAATTTTCAGTCCCATGCAAGTATGACCTTGAAGGGAGATTGTGAGTTCCATTCAGGTAGTGGAGAGTTTACATCTGGAGTTCCTGCTGAAACTGACAATTTTGATGATAAGGTCTTGTGTAACAATTTGGAGATCGGGAATCCGTCCGAAGAAAACATGCATGAGGTATTACCTACAGTTGTTGAAGGCGATGCTAGAACGGAGGCTTGTGCAGGTGAGGGGGAAAACATTGATGCTGAAGTTTGTGCCTTTCAAGGGCCTAAAGTTCATTCAGTTGGGCAGATGGCTAATACACAGGAAATACTTATTGAAGAGCAGCAATGTTTTCCCTTGGACATAGAGATACAGAATAGTAAGTCTGAGTCTTCTGCATCTGCCATAGATGAAAGTAATTCCTCTAAGGTCGACAAAAGCATCAGTGGTCATATCAGAGATATTCCTGATAATTTTTCAAAGGAAACACAAGGTATTGTTAGTTCTAGAGATGTTTGTGAGTGCACTCTTCCCTCAGACAACTTTCCTACCACGGGGGCTGAATCAACACACTTATGCGAGGAAAATAAACCGTGCCAGCCAGTTGATAGCCATGCTGAACATGCTTCTGTCAGTGACATGGAAGAAAGGCGGTTATCTTCTGATTCTATTAGTGTGAATGACAAGACTACTGAGTCTCCTGTCACAGATAAGAGAATTGTATCCCCGTCTTTTCAACAGAGTGGTGTCGAAAGTGAGACGATAGATACAAAATTGGAGTCCAGTGTTAATGCTGGTGAGGAATCAG TTGCAGTGTCAGTTTCTACCTCTGACCACACATCTGAGGCAGTATGTGCTATATCAGTTTCTGGCTTAGAGGATGCCAATGTGAGACCATGTGGCATATTACAGGGCGACTCCTTACCCTTAGTTGAAGCTTTGACAGACAGAAAAGATGCTGATGACAAAGAGTATCTATTGCAACCTAATGTAGTGGAGTTTACTCAACCAgatagaaaagaagaaagtgtTGTGATACTTCCTGCTGAAGGAAGTTCTCTGTTGGATACTTCTCAACCTGTGGCGGAGTTTCATCCTCTTTCTCAAGCTGACAAATCTGCTTGTGTTACTGCTGGCCAGGGATTAGATGAAAGTGTTGATCAATCtatttcaaagaatttgaATACAGATGGCTGCAACACAGAGAGCCAACCTATTCCTCAAGTAGACGTTGCCAATAATCTTATCCAGGACTGCGGACAGGAAATGGACATTGATCCAGCTTTTTTGAAGACAACTGCAAAAGCATGTGGTGGTGTTAAAAAGTCAG GAGAAACATTTGATACTCATCAGGAAGATCAGGAAAATACTAAAGTTTTATCGGAATCTGTGGGAAAAAATTGTCAGAAAGCTATTGCAGCGAACACCGACA ATGCTGCTGGCTTAAAGGAAGGTTCATTATGTTCAGCTACTTTTCCTCAACCTCATGAACAGACGACTGTGATGGAGAGTGATAATTGTACTGATACTGATAAACATCCTAATTTACCTGATGTTGTCAAAACTACTGTGGCTTCTTGTGATCCAGATGAAAAGGATTCAAATAATGGGCCATTAAGTAAGAATGTTGAAGCTCCAGAGGCCAATGGTACGGTGGTTGGCAATGCATCGTCTGGTTCCCAGTTGCCCAAAGGAAACGGTGCCTCCGAAAGTGAGACAGTTCTTACCTTTGTGTCCAGTTCATCGGTAGATCTGCCAAAAAATTATTCTGATATTGCAGTTGCACCAGCAGCCAATGCTTCTTTG GTTGTGGCGGGACCTCAATCATCTTCTGGCCTATCCAAATTGGACGTCAAGAATGCTCAGGAAATTTCGCATAGGAGCCCTCAGGTGTCTGAGGTAAAAGTTGCACGTGGTCGTTCCAAGGGCACTTCTGAGCGTAAAAATAGGCGTGTTTCTGCCAAAGGATCAGGGAAAGAGTCATCTGCAAAGGGTAGTCACATGAGGAAATCAGAGAAACTAGAGCAATCTAAAAGTACGCCCATGCGCAATCCTGGAATTTTCCAGCTTGCACAGTCTAATGAGATACAACATCATGGGCATGTGGAGTCCAGTGGTGCTAAACCATTTGTCTTTATTGGTGCTTCAGCTTCCAGCATTCCAGACTTGAACAATTCTTTGAAGAATTCTGCTTCCCCATCTCAAATGTTTCTACAGCCTTTCACAGACTTGCAGCAAGTTCAATTGCGCGCTCAGATTTTTGTTTATGGAGCTTTGAT TCAAGGTACAGCACCAGATGAGGCATACATGCTGGCTGCATTTGGAGGACACG ATGGTAGAACAAACCTTTGGGAGAATGCCTGGCGTATGTGTGTGGACAGGCTTCATGGAAAAAAAACTCAGCCTATTAACCCAGAGACACCTTTGCAATCACAATCCG GTAGGAGTACTGAGAAAGGAAataaacaaagtacactacaAAGTAAAGCTGTATCTCCTCCAGTCAGTCGAGTTAGCAGTAAGAATACTTCAACGGTGTTAAATCCTATTATCCCTCTTTCCTCACCACTCTGGAATATTTCCACACCTTCAAGTACTTTGCAACCTAGTATTATGCCTCGAAGTCCAGTCATAGACTATCAGCAAGCACTTTCTCCATTGCATCCGTATCAGACTCCTCCTGTCAGGAACTTCATTGGTCATAATCTGTCATGGTTTTCTCAGACCCCATTACATAGTACCTGGGTTGCTACTCAGACATCGACACCTGACTCTGGTGCACAGTTTTCTGGTTTGCCAAATACTGAGCCAGTTCTCTTAACGCCAGTGAAGGAATCATCTATGCCACAATCCTCCACCGTGAAGCCCTCTGGTTCAATGGTTCACGGTGGAACTACTTGTAATGCATTAACTGGGGCATCCCCCCTGCTCGAGTTAAAAAAGGTGTCAGTAACCACCGGGCAAAATTTGACTGAATCaaaaacgagaaaaagaaagaagattacAGTTTCTGAGGATCCGGGCCTTATAACTATGCAGGTTCAACCACATTTAAAACCAGTTTCAGCTGTGGTTACAACTACAATTTCTACTCTTGCAACATCTCCATCTGTCTACCTTAAGGCACCTTCTGagaatttgattttatctGCATCTTCATTGTGTCCACCTACTCACCCAAAGAACGCCGGTCAAGATTTGAGAGGGAAAACTATGTTTTCGGAGGAAACACTTGGCAAGGTTGCGGAGGCTAAGCAAGTGGCTGAGGATGCTGCACTGTTTGCATCTGAAGCTGTTAAACACAGTGCAGAATTGTGGAGTCAATTGGACAGACAGAAAAATTCAGAATTAGTATCAGCTGTTGAAGCTAAACTAGCTTCTGCAGCTGTTGCAATAGCAGCAGCTGCTTCCGTCGCAAAGGCTGCAGCTGCTGCTGCCAATGTGGCATTAAATGCTGCACGTCAAGCAAAATTGATGGCTGATCAGGCGTTGACTTCATCTAGCCATGAAGTTTCTTGTCACAGCAATGAAGTTCCTGTTCATGGAAGTGCTGTTGGTGTAGGGAAGGCCACTCCAGCGTCCATCTTGAGGGGTGAAGATGGAGGAAATAGTTCCAGTTCTATTATTGTTGCTGCTAGGGAGGCAGCTAGAAAGAGGGTTGAAGCTGCATCAGCTGCTTCTAAGCATGCTGAAAATGTGGATGCCATTGTCAAAGCTGCCGAGCTGGCAGCAGCTGCGGTGTCACAAGCTGGAAAGTTAGTTGCCATGAGCGATCCTCTTCCCTTGGGCAAGTTAGTAGAAGCTGGTCCAGAGGGTTATTGGAAAGTCCCTCAAGTTTCATCTGAGATGGTTATGAGATCTGATGATGTTAATGGAGGATATTCCAATTCAGCAATTAAGCATCCTAGAGAGGGACTGTCAGGTAAGAATGAAATTCAGGCAAGTGTCAATGTCACTTCACTTATTCCTGGAGACATATCTATGGGTTCTGTTGAGAATCATCCCAGATTGGTCGAAGGTATCCCAAGTTCTGTACCACCTCGTGAAAATGATCTGAGAGGGGACAAGGACCAAAATGCTTCTGGCCTGACAAAAACCATTGGTGTTGTTCCAGAATCTGAGGTTGGAGAAAGATCCTCCCAGAACGAGTGTGAAAAGCCCAAGGATTTAAGACAAAGTAGCATCAAGGAAGGTTCCCATGTCGAG GTTTTTAAGGATGGAAATGGATTAAAAGCTTCTTGGTTCACAGCCAATGTGCTGAGTGTGAAGGAAGGGAAAGCTTATGTGTCCTACACTGAACTTCAACCTGAACAAG GGTCAGGTCAACTAAAGGAGTGGGTTGCTCTTGATGGTCAAGGGGGTATGGCACCAAGGATACGAATTTCTCGTCCTATGACTAGCTTGCCAAGTGAAGGAACGAGGAAGAGACGCCGAGCAGTTGCAGGGGACTACATCTGGTCAGTTGGAGACAAAGTTGATGCTTGGATGCAGAATAG CTGGCATGAAGGAGTGGTTGCTGAGAAGGACGCAAAAGATGAAACGACATATACTGTCTGCTTTCCAG CTCGAGGTGAAACGTCCACTATCAAAGTTTGGAATCTCCGGCCTACTCTCATATGGAAAGATGGGGAATGGCTTGAGTTATCCGGCTCATATGTAAATGACTATTCTCATGAG ACTGTTATGCCTCAGGAAAAGCGCATGAAGTTGGGCAGTCCAGCTGCAGAGGTTAAAAGGAAGGATAAAATGCCTACGATTGTGGAGGATGTAGAATCAGTGAAGCCAGCGGACTCAAGTTTGCCTTCGCTAGCagcaaatgaaaaaatatttaatgttggTAGACATACTCAAACTGAGAACAAGTCTAATCCATTAAAAACTGGTCGGACTGGTATGCAGAAGGGCACATCAAGAGTGGTTATTGGTGTTCCCAGGCctggaaaaaagagaaaatttatggAAGTGAGCAAACATTATGATGCGGGTGCTCGAACTACTGAAGCAAATGATTCCGCTAAGTTGGCCAAGAATTTGCTGCCGCAAGGATCTACCTCCAAAGGATCaaaaagaacttcaaaatATGAAACGAAGGAAAAACATGCAAATGACGCCAAGCCCATGGGTGTCAAGTCCGGAAAGCAGCCAAGTTTGTCAG AGGAAGCAGTTATCACCAAGGATCCTGGAAGCCAGAATGAGGGTGCTTCAGGGAAGAACGACCAAATGGATGTTCCTTCTTTTTGTAGCATTGAAGAAGCACCAGAGGGCTCGGTCTTATTTCCTCCAGCACATGCTCCCAAGAAAGCATCCTCATTTCACTCGAAGCCTGAACGAGCAAATAAAGGAAAACTTGCTCCTGCAGCTGCGAAATTGGCAAAAATTGAGGAAGAGAAGGTTTTCATTGGGAATTCTAACAAACCAAATTCTAATGTTATTGAGCCACGTAGATCCAACCGCCGAATTCAGCCGACCTCAAGA TTATTAGAGGGACTGCAAAGCTCATtgacaatttcaaaaattccTTTTATTTCACACGATAAAGGTCAAAGAAGCCAGAGCAGGAATGCATCTAGAG GGAATAAAATCTAA